One genomic region from Brassica rapa cultivar Chiifu-401-42 unplaced genomic scaffold, CAAS_Brap_v3.01 Scaffold0609, whole genome shotgun sequence encodes:
- the LOC103849877 gene encoding uncharacterized protein LOC103849877 has translation MGPKTRGGMVRRSRRSQGLEAETEFIEITRKSTKMRKLNKGKEVAIEEENIEIRQESADEVPTKVSEDVNEADGDGDGDDPHVEIEVENVIAEEQSQSENGVTEEPSQPREADMEAENGVTQEPSQPREADMEPENGFTQEPSQSREADMEPENGVTQEPSQPREADIETENGISGAEASPSDGKQKKKRGPTKMRKVAKDHQEKVSVSFTELGEHVGPGSVTLSSFLGPLVREHVTVLLDDWRNLDKQTKDTLWEEIQARFDLKEEWQKDSVFKQMGCLWRSGKSRLVSQLRNAKSSTERAALKPSNIRSVQVWSAWVKSRTSSVFKAKSEKYRALRRAQIPHTTSRRGMNRLACEMKKKSEDPKKISRSKVWIAGHTHSDGRPVRPEFAETIEKIISLDSQMDSTSSVNIKEDAVSQVLGVDKPGRVRGLGRGITATKLAFLSARDSKLADLESEIKDLKILVRNLAGNKKNNDDCVSPSEASYVYKEGTRVQLLDWCESKDVVVAEGEFCSAEGTYKIGRIPIGPNAAAVVVKSVSNPKASVWRPTTDVRNLQEAAGCKIPWPIDKLILDSASNNHPVSSDVLGSKNTTVDDLERCKIYDWVKGVEVIAEGFMGSTDPYEMVNNVPLGPNAVVMRVAKVINGKAFLWRPTSDMTTMSDAVNEKIAWPLHNVSVIKVPEDEGEASVRRPSLSPSGSTSSTRSGSKKKCILLDHNNSGRKVAEGRVSSTDPLCLVHHVPLGPNASRVWVEVALIEDASLWRPNSFLEDISDAVGSTVAWPNDKILYV, from the exons ATGGGGCCGAAGACACGAGGAGGAATGGTTAGAAGAAGCAGACGTTCCCAAGGTCTGGAAGCAGAAACAGAGTTCATTGAGATAACCAGAAAGAGTACGAAAATGCGTAAGTTAAATAAGGGAAAAGAAGTTGCTATTGAAGAAGAAAACATTGAGATAAGGCAAGAAAGTGCTGACGAAGTCCCGACAAAGGTTTCTGAAGATGTTAATGAGGCggatggtgatggtgatggtgatgatCCACATGTGGAAATTGAAGTTGAGAATGTCATTGCTGAAGAACAGTCTCAGTCTGAGAATGGAGTTACTGAAGAACCTTCTCAGCCGAGAGAAGCTGACATGGAAGCTGAAAATGGAGTTACTCAAGAACCTTCTCAGCCGAGAGAAGCTGACATGGAACCTGAGAATGGATTTACTCAAGAACCTTCTCAGTCGAGAGAAGCTGACATGGAACCGGAGAATGGAGTTACTCAAGAACCTTCTCAGCCGAGAGAAGCTGACATTGAAACTGAGAATGGCATTTCAGGAGCAGAAGCATCGCCATCTGAtggaaaacaaaagaagaaaagaggaCCCACAAAGATGCGTAAAGTGGCCAAGGATCATCAAGAGAAGGTTTCTGTGTCATTCACTGAGCTTGGCGAACATGTAGGTCCTGGATCAGTGACACTTTCATCATTCCTTGGACCCCTTGTACGCGAACATGTGACTGTACTTCTTGATGATTGGAGGAATCTTGATAAGCAGACAAAGGACACACTATGGGAGGAAATTCAG GCGAGGTTTGATTTGAAAGAAGAGTGGCAAAAAGATTCAGTCTTCAAACAGATGGGCTGTTTGTGGAGATCTGGAAAGTCAAGGCTTGTATCACAACTGCGAAATGCAAAAAGCTCCACAGAGAGAGCAGCACTGAAACCAAGCAACATTCGATCTGTTCAGGTTTGGAGCGCTTGGGTTAAGAGTAGGACTTCGTCTGTGTTCAAG GCAAAGAGTGAAAAGTACAGAGCACTAAGGAGAGCTCAGATTCCTCACACCACTAGTCGTAGAGGAATGAATCGTCTAGCTTGTGAAATG aaaaaaaagagtgaagaccCTAAGAAGATTAGCCGGAGCAAGGTCTGGATAGCAGGACACACTCACTCTGATGGTAGACCTGTTAGACCTGAGTTTGCTGAAACCATT gaaaaaataatttcactTGATAGTCAAATGGACTCCACATCCAGTGTTAATATAAAAGAAGATGCTGTTAGTCAAGTGTTGGGAGTAGACAAACCTGGACGAGTCAGAGGGTTGGGAAGAGGGATTACTGCTACGAAACTAGCATTCTTGTCAGCTAGAGACTCCAAACTTGCCGACTTGGAAagcgagattaaagacttgAAGATTCTGGTCCGTAACTTAGCTGGAAATAAG AAAAACAATGATGATTGTGTTTCTCCATCTGAGGCTAGTTATGTATACAAAGAAGGAACTAGAGTTCAACTACTTGATTGGTGTGAGTCAAAAGATGTTGTTGTCGCTGAAGGAGAATTCTGCTCTGCTGAAGGTACATACAAGATTGGTCGTATTCCGATTGGTCCTAACGCCGCGGCGGTTGTTGTAAAGTCGGTATCAAACCCGAAGGCATCTGTTTGGAGGCCAACTACGGATGTGCGTAATCTTCAGGAAGCAGCGGGATGCAAAATTCCATGGCCAATTGATAAACTGATACTAGATAGTGCATCGAACAACCATCCAGTTTCCTCGGATGTGTTAGGATCAAAG AATACTACCGTAGATGATCTTGAAAGGTGCAAGATCTACGATTGGGTTAAGGGCGTCGAGGTAATCGCTGAAGGTTTTATGGGTTCGACTGACCCATATGAGATGGTGAACAATGTTCCTTTGGGTCCGAATGCTGTAGTTATGAGAGTTGCTAAGGTGATTAATGGGAAAGCTTTTCTATGGAGGCCAACAAGTGACATGACAACAATGAGTGATGCTGTTAATGAAAAGATCGCATGGCCGCTCCATAATGTATCAGTAATTAAAGTTCCTGAAGATGAAGGGGAAGCTAGTGTCAGAAGGCCTTCATTG AGTCCAAGTGGCAGCACTAGTTCCACCCGTTCAGGTAGTAAAAAGAAGTGCATCTTGTTGGACCACAACAACTCAGGACGGAAAGTCGCAGAAGGCAGAGTAAGTAGTACTGATCCATTGTGTTTAGTCCATCACGTCCCGTTAGGTCCCAATGCAAGTCGGGTCTGGGTTGAAGTGGCCTTGATTGAAGATGCATCTCTATGGAGACCAAACTCTTTTCTGGAAGACATATCAGATGCTGTGGGCAGCACAGTGGCTTGGCCAAATGATAAGATTCTGTATGTTTAA